Proteins found in one Candidatus Hydrogenedentota bacterium genomic segment:
- a CDS encoding DUF3341 domain-containing protein, whose product MSEIHSEDRPGIFGIIAEFRDPEPLLEAARKAYRAGYRHMDAYSPYPVEGLADAIGFRKNGVAPLVFVGGVLGALAGFGMQYFASVIHYPYDIGGKPFFSWPSFIPVTFELMVLLAAFACFGGMLALNGLPRPHHPVFNAGRFERASNDRFFLCIESADPNFNAEHTRAFLEALGPVEVSEVKE is encoded by the coding sequence ATGAGCGAAATACACAGCGAGGACAGACCCGGAATCTTCGGCATAATCGCCGAGTTCCGCGATCCCGAGCCATTGCTCGAAGCGGCGCGGAAAGCCTACCGGGCGGGCTACCGGCATATGGACGCCTACTCGCCGTACCCGGTGGAGGGACTGGCCGATGCCATCGGCTTCCGCAAGAACGGCGTGGCGCCGCTCGTGTTCGTGGGCGGCGTGCTGGGCGCGCTTGCGGGTTTCGGCATGCAGTACTTTGCGTCGGTCATCCATTACCCTTATGACATCGGCGGCAAGCCGTTCTTCAGTTGGCCTTCATTCATTCCGGTCACGTTCGAGTTGATGGTGCTGCTTGCGGCCTTCGCGTGCTTCGGTGGCATGCTCGCGCTGAACGGGCTGCCGCGCCCGCACCATCCCGTATTTAACGCCGGGCGATTCGAACGGGCCTCGAATGACCGCTTCTTCCTGTGTATTGAGTCGGCCGACCCGAATTTCAATGCGGAACACACCCGCGCGTTCCTCGAAGCACTGGGGCCGGTCGAGGTCTCCGAGGTCAAGGAATAA
- a CDS encoding cytochrome c: MRSVLEQRLERPEKPRAIAAPLRPLRCLAAAAICAASAGCHQDMWNQPKYRGLRHSEFFADGAAARPAIPGTIPYEKTRREWASRVFAEITGTEQAPPVTDDFFHTGKVNGALSSWNYFPVSRALLERGQERFEANCMPCHGLLGNGDGIVVRRGFPAPPSYHIPRLLEVEDGHIFDVATRGFGRMYSQVSRVAPEDRWAIAAYIRALQLSQNVNLETLPPAERQRVEEALRATQASKETKETGHVD; the protein is encoded by the coding sequence ATGCGCAGCGTCCTGGAACAACGTCTTGAACGTCCTGAAAAGCCCCGCGCGATCGCCGCACCGCTCCGCCCGCTCCGTTGTCTCGCCGCGGCAGCGATATGCGCGGCATCGGCCGGATGCCACCAGGATATGTGGAACCAGCCGAAGTACCGCGGCCTCCGTCACAGTGAATTCTTCGCCGACGGCGCAGCGGCGCGCCCGGCCATTCCCGGCACGATCCCTTATGAAAAGACCCGGCGGGAGTGGGCGTCGCGGGTTTTCGCGGAAATCACCGGGACGGAGCAGGCCCCGCCCGTGACGGACGACTTCTTCCACACGGGCAAGGTGAATGGAGCGCTTTCGTCATGGAACTATTTTCCCGTCTCGCGGGCGTTGTTGGAACGAGGGCAGGAACGCTTCGAGGCGAATTGCATGCCCTGCCACGGCCTGCTCGGGAACGGCGACGGCATCGTTGTCCGGCGCGGTTTTCCGGCGCCGCCCTCGTATCACATCCCGCGGCTGCTGGAAGTGGAAGACGGCCACATTTTCGACGTGGCCACGAGGGGCTTCGGACGCATGTACAGCCAGGTTTCGCGCGTCGCGCCGGAGGACCGTTGGGCCATTGCAGCCTACATCCGTGCACTGCAATTGAGCCAGAACGTCAACCTCGAAACGCTGCCGCCCGCGGAGAGACAGCGCGTCGAGGAGGCCCTGCGCGCCACACAGGCGTCAAAGGAAACGAAAGAAACCGGCCATGTTGACTGA
- a CDS encoding SCO family protein: MNYHHQNRVRYAVLLTTAAACCCAAGIAAAQSAGRGQMPGVQVDPFSFKGPDPAETYQDIYIEQNLDAQTPLDLAFNDEQGRRVRLGDLIKDRPVVLSLVYFECPMLCTRVLDGMVQAFDAGGLGLKLGRDYSAITVSIDPRETPELAAKKKANYLAQYGGDGGETGWHFLTGGEPEIEELAETVGFRYYYDESTKQYAHAAGIMILTPGGKVSSYMFGLEYLPRNLRLALVAAGEGRIGSLADKLTLLCYAYDPSKGAYGFYIMYALRLMGAAVVAALGLFWLLHYRGARREATRRAASGPDPALGGQRIPPPVQGG; encoded by the coding sequence ATGAACTACCACCATCAAAACCGTGTCCGTTACGCGGTTTTGCTGACCACGGCAGCCGCGTGCTGCTGCGCGGCGGGCATCGCCGCGGCGCAGAGCGCGGGCCGCGGGCAAATGCCCGGCGTGCAGGTGGACCCTTTCTCGTTCAAGGGGCCCGATCCTGCGGAAACATACCAAGACATCTACATCGAGCAGAACCTGGACGCACAGACGCCGCTCGACCTCGCATTCAACGACGAGCAGGGCCGCCGGGTGCGCCTGGGCGACCTGATCAAGGACAGGCCGGTCGTGCTGTCGCTGGTTTACTTCGAATGCCCGATGCTTTGCACGCGTGTGCTGGATGGCATGGTCCAGGCGTTCGACGCGGGCGGCCTCGGCTTGAAGCTGGGGCGGGACTATTCGGCCATCACGGTCAGCATCGATCCGCGCGAAACGCCGGAACTCGCCGCGAAGAAGAAGGCGAACTATCTGGCGCAATACGGCGGGGACGGCGGCGAGACTGGCTGGCATTTCCTGACGGGCGGCGAACCTGAAATCGAGGAGCTCGCCGAGACCGTCGGTTTCCGTTACTACTATGACGAGTCAACGAAGCAATACGCCCACGCGGCGGGAATCATGATCCTCACGCCGGGCGGCAAGGTGTCGAGCTACATGTTCGGACTCGAATACCTGCCGCGCAACTTGCGCCTTGCCCTCGTGGCCGCCGGCGAGGGCCGGATCGGCTCGCTCGCCGACAAGCTGACGCTCCTGTGCTACGCCTACGACCCCTCGAAGGGCGCCTACGGCTTTTACATCATGTACGCGCTGCGGCTCATGGGCGCGGCAGTGGTGGCGGCGCTCGGCCTCTTCTGGTTGTTGCACTACCGGGGCGCACGCCGCGAGGCGACGCGCCGTGCCGCGTCCGGGCCAGACCCGGCCCTCGGCGGACAACGGATTCCGCCGCCGGTCCAAGGCGGTTGA
- the coxB gene encoding cytochrome c oxidase subunit II, with amino-acid sequence MLDFRVLPEKASTFAESVDPLYWFLICFVGGFFFIVCGVVLYWGTKYRKQEGEDRPSYHPHAVKLEIAWTVALIVIALAIFVWGSVLFFQAYDVPKNALEISVMGKRWMWKIRHPNGRRETNELHVPVGTPVKLTMTSQDVIHSFFVPAFRLKQDVLPAKYTTMWFEATKTGEYPLFCAEYCGTEHSTMGGRVVVMEPEAYAAWLQGEGGGAETADDVLAAGKRLFDRLGCAACHAAGAENRGPDLGGIHGTTVQLNTGESVLADDEYLRESILNPSYKVVHGYSPLMPSYTNQLEDEELMNLIAYVKSLPKQQLASAEVR; translated from the coding sequence ATGCTTGATTTTCGAGTGCTGCCCGAGAAAGCGTCCACCTTTGCGGAAAGCGTGGACCCGCTCTATTGGTTTCTAATCTGCTTCGTGGGCGGGTTTTTCTTCATTGTTTGCGGGGTGGTGCTGTACTGGGGCACGAAATACCGCAAACAGGAAGGCGAGGACCGCCCTTCCTACCATCCGCACGCGGTCAAGCTCGAAATCGCCTGGACTGTCGCGCTGATCGTCATCGCGCTCGCTATTTTCGTCTGGGGTTCCGTGCTGTTCTTTCAGGCCTACGACGTGCCGAAGAACGCGCTCGAGATCAGCGTCATGGGCAAGCGCTGGATGTGGAAGATCCGCCACCCGAACGGGCGGCGCGAGACCAATGAACTGCACGTGCCCGTGGGCACGCCCGTGAAGCTCACGATGACCTCACAGGACGTCATTCACAGCTTCTTCGTCCCCGCGTTTCGCCTGAAACAGGACGTGCTCCCCGCGAAATACACGACCATGTGGTTTGAGGCGACGAAGACCGGCGAATACCCGCTGTTCTGCGCCGAGTATTGCGGCACGGAGCACTCAACCATGGGCGGACGCGTAGTGGTCATGGAGCCGGAGGCGTACGCGGCGTGGCTGCAGGGCGAAGGCGGCGGCGCGGAGACCGCGGATGACGTGCTTGCCGCGGGAAAGCGGCTCTTTGACCGGCTGGGTTGCGCGGCGTGCCACGCGGCGGGCGCCGAAAACCGCGGGCCGGACCTGGGGGGCATTCACGGCACGACGGTGCAGTTGAACACCGGCGAATCGGTGCTCGCAGACGACGAATACCTGCGCGAGTCCATCCTGAACCCCTCGTACAAGGTGGTACACGGGTACTCGCCGCTCATGCCGAGCTACACAAATCAGCTTGAAGACGAGGAACTCATGAACCTGATTGCCTACGTAAAATCCTTGCCGAAACAACAACTGGCAAGCGCTGAGGTGCGGTAA
- a CDS encoding cbb3-type cytochrome c oxidase subunit I, which translates to MPVAAAPAVHYLNWRKTAASWLLTLDHKRIAILYLISVSIFFFVGGLLAAAFRLELLTPEGDLMQADTYNRFFTLHGVVMIFFFLIPSIPAVLGNFLVPLMVGAKDVAFPRLNLASWYVYMIGGTLGVLVIVTGGLDTGWTFYSPLSTTYANTNVFLAAMAAFVTGFSSILTGLNFLVTIHKMRAPGLTWFRLPLFIWAHYATSIIQVLATPVVAIAVFLIAVERIWGVGVFDPALGGDPILFQHLFWFYSHPAVYIMILPAMGVISEVVACNARNRIFGYPFIAFSSVAIAVVGFLVWGHHMFVSGQSLYSSLVFSVLTMLVAVPSAIKMFNWMGTLYRGNIVWTAPMLYAMGFLGLFAIGGGTGLFLGVTGTDIHLHDTYFVVAHFHYVMVGGAVTAYLAGLHFWWPKMTGRLYNQMLGKLSAVIVFVGFNATFFPQFLLGMQGMPRRYHSYREEWQFLNILSTSGAMVLGIGFLLPVLYFTYSAVCGRAAGDNPWGAKGLEWEKATSPPSPHNFEEDPVVTEEAYAYTGKEQLSV; encoded by the coding sequence ATGCCCGTCGCGGCCGCGCCCGCCGTGCATTACTTGAACTGGCGCAAGACGGCGGCGTCGTGGCTGCTGACGCTCGACCACAAGCGCATCGCGATCCTGTACCTGATCTCGGTCAGCATCTTCTTCTTCGTCGGCGGCCTGCTCGCGGCCGCGTTCCGGCTCGAATTGCTCACGCCGGAAGGCGACCTCATGCAGGCGGATACGTACAACCGCTTCTTCACGCTGCACGGCGTGGTCATGATTTTCTTCTTTCTGATCCCGTCGATACCCGCGGTGCTCGGAAACTTCCTCGTTCCGCTCATGGTCGGCGCGAAGGACGTCGCGTTCCCGCGGCTCAACCTCGCGAGCTGGTATGTTTACATGATTGGAGGCACGCTTGGCGTGCTCGTGATTGTCACGGGCGGGCTGGATACCGGCTGGACCTTCTATTCGCCTCTAAGCACCACGTATGCGAACACAAACGTGTTTCTGGCGGCGATGGCCGCGTTCGTCACGGGTTTCTCGTCGATTCTGACCGGCCTGAATTTCCTCGTCACGATCCACAAAATGCGCGCGCCGGGCCTGACCTGGTTCCGGCTTCCGTTGTTCATCTGGGCGCACTACGCGACCAGCATCATCCAGGTGCTCGCCACGCCCGTCGTCGCCATTGCCGTGTTCCTGATCGCGGTGGAGCGCATCTGGGGCGTGGGCGTGTTCGACCCCGCGCTGGGCGGCGACCCGATCCTGTTCCAGCACCTGTTCTGGTTCTACTCACACCCGGCCGTGTACATCATGATTCTGCCCGCGATGGGCGTGATCAGCGAGGTGGTCGCGTGCAACGCGCGCAACCGCATTTTCGGCTACCCGTTCATCGCGTTTTCGAGCGTCGCCATCGCGGTGGTCGGCTTTCTGGTCTGGGGGCATCACATGTTCGTGAGCGGCCAGTCCCTGTATTCGAGCCTGGTATTCTCGGTGCTCACGATGCTCGTCGCGGTGCCCTCGGCCATCAAGATGTTCAACTGGATGGGCACGTTGTATCGCGGGAACATCGTGTGGACCGCGCCCATGCTCTACGCGATGGGGTTCCTCGGACTCTTCGCCATCGGCGGCGGCACGGGCCTCTTCCTGGGCGTCACGGGGACGGACATCCACCTGCACGACACGTATTTCGTCGTGGCGCACTTCCACTACGTCATGGTGGGCGGGGCCGTGACCGCCTACCTGGCCGGGCTGCACTTCTGGTGGCCCAAGATGACGGGCCGCCTGTATAACCAGATGCTGGGCAAGCTGTCGGCCGTAATCGTGTTCGTGGGTTTCAACGCCACGTTTTTCCCCCAGTTTCTGCTGGGCATGCAGGGGATGCCGCGCCGCTATCATTCATACCGCGAGGAGTGGCAGTTCCTGAACATTCTGTCCACCTCGGGCGCGATGGTGCTCGGAATCGGGTTCCTGCTGCCCGTGCTCTACTTCACATACTCCGCAGTGTGCGGCAGGGCCGCGGGCGACAACCCGTGGGGCGCGAAAGGGCTCGAATGGGAGAAGGCCACTTCGCCGCCGTCGCCGCACAATTTCGAGGAAGATCCCGTCGTCACGGAAGAGGCGTACGCGTATACCGGAAAGGAACAACTCAGTGTCTAG
- a CDS encoding cytochrome c oxidase subunit 3 — protein MSSSPHAEPAFVAHHFHSAEQQKEAATLGMWLFLAQEVMFFGGLFCVYAVYRLMNPDAWLAGSTSLSVLAGGVNTTVLLCSSFSMALGVYYAQLGDNRRLFNALAATLALGLLFIATKLQFEYLPKYQEGVFPGANWGPHGGHYGHLAEVSNQSGLEMFFVLYYIMTGMHALHMAIGFGIMVVLMVLARKNAFGPRRFTAIENFGLYWHFVDIVWVFLFPMFYLVR, from the coding sequence GTGTCTAGCTCCCCGCACGCGGAACCCGCATTCGTCGCGCATCACTTCCACAGCGCGGAACAGCAGAAAGAGGCCGCCACGCTCGGCATGTGGCTGTTCCTGGCGCAGGAGGTCATGTTCTTCGGCGGGCTCTTCTGCGTCTACGCGGTATATCGCCTCATGAACCCGGACGCGTGGCTCGCGGGCAGCACATCGCTGAGCGTGCTTGCCGGCGGCGTCAACACGACGGTGCTGCTGTGCAGCAGCTTTTCGATGGCGCTCGGCGTGTATTACGCGCAATTGGGCGACAACCGGAGACTGTTCAACGCGCTGGCCGCGACGCTTGCGCTGGGGCTGCTATTCATCGCGACCAAACTTCAGTTCGAGTACCTGCCCAAGTATCAGGAAGGCGTCTTTCCCGGCGCGAACTGGGGTCCGCACGGCGGCCATTACGGTCACCTGGCCGAAGTATCGAACCAGAGCGGCCTCGAGATGTTCTTCGTGCTCTATTACATCATGACGGGCATGCACGCGCTGCACATGGCCATCGGCTTCGGCATCATGGTTGTTCTGATGGTGCTTGCGCGGAAGAACGCGTTCGGGCCGCGGCGCTTCACCGCAATCGAGAATTTCGGCCTGTACTGGCACTTTGTCGATATCGTCTGGGTGTTTCTCTTTCCCATGTTCTATCTCGTGCGATAG
- a CDS encoding cytochrome C oxidase subunit IV family protein, whose amino-acid sequence MGERAVSDHHIVPPATYLKVLIALAVLMVLTIAAAQVHFGEPFNLIIALAIAVTKMSLIVLFFMHVRYSSRLTWVFVGAGFFWFVIMVVLTFADYLSRTWHSPFVG is encoded by the coding sequence ATAGGAGAGCGCGCCGTGTCCGACCATCACATCGTCCCCCCCGCCACCTACCTCAAGGTGCTGATTGCGCTGGCCGTGCTGATGGTGCTGACCATCGCCGCGGCGCAGGTCCATTTCGGCGAGCCTTTCAATCTAATCATCGCGCTGGCCATCGCCGTGACCAAGATGTCGCTCATCGTCCTGTTTTTCATGCACGTCAGGTACAGTTCGCGTTTGACATGGGTCTTCGTGGGCGCGGGATTCTTCTGGTTCGTGATTATGGTTGTTCTGACCTTCGCCGATTACCTGAGCCGCACGTGGCATTCACCCTTCGTGGGCTGA